In Streptomyces sp. P3, one DNA window encodes the following:
- a CDS encoding dihydrofolate reductase family protein, translated as MEQLLRVQNFTVSSDGIAAGEDQSLERPFGHDIDPGKLFAWAGATASWPNRTEPGGSRGLDDYFTRDFSHNIGAEIMGRNKFGPQRGEWRDHEWRGWWGDEPPFHTPVFVLTHHKRPSFTLSDTTFHFVDGDPATVLTQAREAAHGKDVRLGGGVTTIREFLDADLVDTLHVVVSPVKLGSGLRLWDSPQDLLDRFHMEIVPSRSGVTHHLFWRR; from the coding sequence GTGGAACAGCTGCTGCGAGTACAGAACTTCACCGTCTCGAGCGACGGTATCGCCGCCGGCGAGGACCAGAGCCTGGAACGGCCATTCGGCCACGACATCGACCCGGGAAAGCTGTTCGCCTGGGCCGGCGCCACGGCGAGCTGGCCCAACCGCACCGAGCCCGGGGGCAGCCGGGGCCTCGACGACTACTTCACCCGCGACTTCAGCCACAACATCGGTGCCGAGATCATGGGCCGCAACAAGTTCGGACCCCAGCGCGGCGAGTGGCGCGACCACGAATGGCGCGGCTGGTGGGGTGACGAGCCGCCCTTCCACACGCCGGTGTTCGTCCTGACCCACCACAAGCGTCCGTCGTTCACCCTCTCCGACACCACGTTCCATTTCGTGGACGGCGACCCCGCCACCGTTCTCACGCAGGCACGGGAGGCCGCGCACGGCAAGGACGTCCGGCTCGGCGGCGGCGTGACCACCATCCGGGAGTTCTTGGACGCCGACCTCGTCGACACCCTGCACGTGGTCGTCTCACCGGTGAAGCTCGGATCGGGCCTGCGTCTGTGGGACTCGCCGCAAGACCTGCTGGACCGGTTCCACATGGAGATCGTGCCCAGCCGGAGTGGCGTGACGCACCACCTCTTCTGGCGTAGATGA
- a CDS encoding DUF1330 domain-containing protein encodes MSVYGFAHLRSRRHHTDIIEYLERIQATLDPFAGRFLIHGPPLEVLEGMWPGSMVLIEFPGVAEARAWYDSPAYQDILALRTDHIEGDVLLIEGVGPDYDPAERAGKLRAEAEGQGQSAA; translated from the coding sequence GTGTCCGTTTACGGCTTCGCCCATCTTCGCAGTCGCCGCCATCACACCGACATCATCGAGTACCTGGAGCGCATCCAGGCCACCCTCGACCCCTTCGCAGGCCGCTTCCTCATCCACGGACCGCCGCTCGAGGTGCTGGAAGGCATGTGGCCCGGGAGCATGGTGCTGATCGAGTTCCCCGGCGTGGCGGAGGCCCGTGCTTGGTACGACTCGCCCGCCTACCAGGACATTTTGGCACTGCGTACCGATCACATCGAGGGCGATGTGCTGCTGATCGAGGGTGTCGGACCTGATTACGACCCGGCCGAGCGGGCCGGCAAACTGCGTGCCGAGGCCGAGGGGCAGGGGCAGTCAGCCGCATAG
- a CDS encoding DUF4440 domain-containing protein: protein MSYESDEVHEAIAGELRLMDPGVRSSRSLTRQLLDPDFTEVGASGRRWTYDEMLAAMPEMDGASASGPRHEPSEFTGVLLAPGLVHLTYETSLEGNRARRSSLWRKRGADASWQMYYHQATPIPPGSV, encoded by the coding sequence ATGAGCTATGAATCAGATGAGGTGCATGAGGCGATCGCAGGCGAGTTGCGCCTCATGGACCCCGGCGTTCGCAGTTCACGCTCCCTTACCCGACAGCTACTGGACCCGGACTTCACAGAGGTCGGCGCTTCGGGGCGACGGTGGACGTATGACGAGATGCTTGCCGCGATGCCCGAGATGGACGGTGCCTCGGCAAGCGGTCCGCGCCACGAGCCCTCGGAGTTCACCGGTGTCCTGCTGGCTCCCGGGCTGGTGCACCTCACCTACGAGACCTCGCTGGAGGGAAACCGGGCACGGCGCAGTTCGCTCTGGCGCAAGCGGGGCGCGGACGCAAGCTGGCAGATGTACTACCACCAGGCCACGCCCATCCCACCCGGCAGCGTGTAA